Part of the Halostella litorea genome is shown below.
CCAGCGACGAGATCCGGCGCGCGGCCGCCGACTTCGACGGGCCGACGGTGGCACACGCCAAGGACATCTGCGCCAGCGGCGGCTACATGATCGCCTGCGGCTGCGACGAGTTCGTGGCCCACCGCGACAGCCTCGTCGGCAGCATCGGCGTCATCGCCAACCAGCGGAAGTTCTCGGATCTTGCCGACCGCTACGGCGTCGAACTGGAGCGTTTCACCGGCGGGGAGTACAAGGACACGATGGACCCGCTGAAGTCCCTCTCCGAGGACGAGCGGGCGTACTTCCAGGGCGTGATCGACAGCAGTTACGAGAGCTTCGTCGACCTGGTCGCCGAGGCCCGTGACGTCGACCGCGAGTTCGTCGACGACACGGAGGCGCGCATCTACCACGGCCGGCAGGCCGCCGAGAACGGCCTCGTGGACGCGCTCGGGGACCGCGACGACGTGGAGGCGCGCCTCGCGGACCGGGCGGGCCTGGACGAGGTGGCGGTCGAGCGGTTCGAGCCGGACCGCGGGATCGGCGAGCGGCTGAGCGTCGGCGCGCAGGCCGTCGCCCGGGCGTTCGGGCGCGGCGCGGCGAGCGTCGTCGCCGACCGGGACGGCTCCCTCGTGGAGTTTCGCGTGAAGTAATACCGTTCGCCCTCACTGGTCACCGGTTATCGCCGGTGGCGGTGCGGGCGATAACCGGTCGTTGGCGAGAGCGAACGGTATAAGTCGAGGGTTTTTATCCTCCGGCCGTGTTGTCGGAGCTACCGTGACCACGCTCGTGGTGTGTGTCGACCGCACGGACGACATCGGCCGGAAGGCCGGCCTCCGGACGCCGGTGTCGGGCTGGGAGGCCGTCCACTCCCTCGTCACCGACGTCGGCCTCGCGGACCCGGAGGACTCCAGCGTCAACTCGCTGCTGGAGGCCCTGCGGGTCACCCGCGACCTGCGTGACGACGACCAGGACGCCGTCGTCGCCGTCGTCTCGGGCGGGACCGAGAACGTCGTCGGCGCGGACCGGTCGGTCGCCCGCCAGCTCGACGCCCTCATCGAGGAGCACGACCCCGACTCGGCGGTCGTCGTCATCGACAGCGCACAGGACGAGCGGCTGGTCCCTATCGTCGAGAGCCGCCTCCGGGTCGACTCGGTCGACCGCGTGGTCGTCCGGCAGGCCCGCGACATCGAGTCGACGTACTACCTGCTGAAGCAGTTCCTCGCCGACGAGGAGCTCCGACAGACCGTCCTCGTGCCGATCGGCCTCGCCCTCCTCGTCGCGCCGGTGCTCTCGGCCTTCGCCGGGCCGGCGATCGCCGTCTCCTCCATCACCGCTGTCATCGGGCTGTTCCTGCTGTACAAGGGCCTCGGCGTCGACGAGTACCTCACCGAACTCGCGGTCCGCGTCCGGGAGTCGCTGTACTCCGGCCGGGTGTCGATCGTCACCTACGTCGTCGCCGTCGGGCTGTCGCTCATCGGCGTGTTCGTCGGCGCGCTCGGCGTCTCCGATCTCTCCGGCCAGGAGAGCGTCCTCCTGCAGGCGATGCGGTTCGCCCACGACAGCGTCCCGTGGCTGGCGACCGCCGCCCTGGCCGCGAGCACCGGCCGCCTGCTCGACGTGGCGATACAGGAGGACAGCGTCCGCAGTTCCTACCTGAACATCCCCTTCGGGGTCCTCGCCGTCGGCCTCGTGATCCGGGGGTTCTCCGCGTACTTCCTCGAACGCGCCGACCTGCTGCCGCCGTTTGCCGTCCCCCGGCTCGAACTCGGGGTGGTGTCGGTCGAGCCGTTCGCGCTCTCGCCGGGCGAGCACCTTGCCATCTTCGTCGTTGCGGGCGTGCTCGTCAGCCTGATCGGCGTCCGGGTCGCCACCTACCTCGGCGGGACGAGCATCGACGAGGACGAACTGCCCGGCGGCGGGCCGTAGGCGGGACCGCGGCGATCCGGGCGTGTGCCGTCGCCAGCAGTCCGTAGCTGGTTTATCCGCGGGATGCGAGGCGGAGGTATGAACGACAGCGGAGCCTGGGTGAGCCTCTTCTCCGGCGGCAAGGACTCCTCGTGGGCGCTGTACCGGGCGCTCGAACGCGACCTGCCGGTCGAGCGGCTCGTCACCGTCCACCCGGGCGAGGACTCGTACATGTACCACGTCCCCGCGACCGACCTGGCGGCGCTGGCCGCGGAGAGCGTCGGGATCGAACTCGTCGACGTCGACCCGGGCGACCTCGACGCGGCGGCCGCGGCCGACGCCGGCGCGCAGGGCGACGCCGAACTCGAACCGCTGGAGGCCGCGCTGGTTGCGCTCGACGACGAACTCGACGGCGGGGTCGCGGGCGTCACCGCCGGGGCCGTCGAGAGCGAGTTCCAGACCAGCCGGATCGAGGCGATGTGCGAGCGCCTCGGCGTCGAACTGTTCGCCCCGCTGTGGCAGCGCGACCCCGAGACGCTCGCCGAGGCGATGATCGACGCCGGCTTCGATATCCGGATCGTGCAGGTCGCCGCGTACGGGCTGGACGAGTCGTGGCTCGGCCGGACGCTCGACCGCGAGGCGCTTGCCGATTTGCGCGAACTACACGACGAGTACGGCGTCCACGTGCTCGGCGAGGGCGGCGAGTTCGAGACGCTGGTGACCGACGGCCCGCACATGGACCGCCCGATCGAACTGGACTACGAGACGGAGTGGGAGGGGTCGCGGGGGACGCTGCGGATCACGGACGCGCGGCTGGGGTAGCGAAGCGAAACGCACCGAGCCACGGCCGACAACGCCTTACTCGCCGTTCCGGATCTCGGTGTGTGCGCCGATGAGCGCGCCGGCCAGGTCGAGGTTGTGGAGGTCGGTGTCGCGGTCGATGATCGAGTTGCGCACGTCGGTGCCGTGTAACGTCGCGTCGGAGAAGATGATCGAGGAGTCGACGTGCGAGTCGACGATTTCGGCGCCGGACATGACGTGGACGTTCTCCCCGACCGTGCTGTCCTCGATGGTCGCGTCCGGGGCGATCCGGTTGTCGCCGTTCAGGTGCCAGGCGACGGCGTCGAGGTAGCTCTCGGGGGTGCCGATGTCGAACCACGCCTCGTCGAAGGCGAAGGCGTACACCGGCTGGCGGTCCTGCAGCCACTGGACGAACCAGCCCGGCTCGTCGGGGTTGTTCCCGCTCTCCAGATACTCCTCCAGTGCACCGAGCGTGTCGGCGGTGAAGGCGTAGCAGGCGATGGAGACGAGCGTGCTGTTCGGGTCCTCCGGCTTCTCCTGGAAGTCGACGACGCGGTCGCCCTCCAGTTCGACCAGCCCGTACGACTTCGCGCGCTCCTTCGACCCCACGTCGTAGGCGGCCAGCGTCGGCTCCCCCTTCTCCTGGAAGAAGTCGACGAACTCGGCGACGTCGAAGCTGATCAGGTTGTCGCCCGCGATGACCAGCAGGTCGTCGTCGACGCCCTCGCGGTCGACCAGCTGGGCGAGCGCGCCGACGACGCCGAACTTCTCGTCCTCCTCCTCGGTGTCCTCGATCGAGAGCGTCGGCTTCTCGAACCCGCTGTCGGCGAGGTGCTCGCGGAAGTCGTCGGCGAACCGCTCGTTCGTGCTGACGTACACGTCGTCGATCCGGTCGTCGCCCTCCAGTTCGGCGAATATCTGGTCGATGACCGTCGCGTCGCCGATCGGCAGGAACATCTTGGGCCGATTCTTCGTGATCGGCCAGAGTCGAGTGGCGTAGCCTCCCGCAAGCACGACTGCGTCCATACCCGGAGCGACGACGGCGCGTGGTAAGTCCTTTATCCTTCCTGGCAGTCCGACCGCGGGCCGAGCGAGGCGGGAGCACCAGCTTCTATTACCCCGGGCCGCGTTGCCGGAAGCAGTAGATGAGATCGGAAACGGAGTTGCGGGCACGGATCGACGCCCTGGAGGAGAAGTACGACGCGAACGACCCGCCGACGACGCCCGTCGAGGACGAGATGGAAGTCGAACTGCTGCGGGCCATCGCGGAGCTCGAGTGGGCGCTGGGGGAACGCGACGAGCCGCCCTACTTCACGAAGTGACGCGGGCGGCGCTCCGTCGGTCGTCGATCGTCCGTCGACGCGCCGACGGACGCCTCAGAAGGTCTCCTCGATGATCTCGCCGACCGCGAAGTTCGACTTGACCTCCGTCACCTCGATCTTCACGCGCTCGCCGACCTCCGCGCCGGGGACGATGATCACGTAGCCGCGCTCGACGCGGGCGATGCCGTCACCCTGCTTGCCGATGTCCTCGATCTCGACGTAGCGGGTCTCGCCGACCTCGACCGGCGGCTGGGGCTCGGGGGGCGCGCCGGAGGACGACTCCTCGGACTCGGAGGCGTCCTCGCTGGAGATGAGCGCGACGCGATACGTCCCGCCGGCCTCGACCGCGCCGGTTTCGACCTCCCGGCGCGGTACCTCCACGACGTACTTGTCGTCCTGAACGGACACGTCGGCACTGAACAGACACAGGAGTTCATCAGATATTTCCAAGGTCAAACCTCCAGCATGTACCTCGGATTCATCCGTTAAAGAAGTACCGCCGCCGCTCAGCGGTCCCGCGGCGTGCCGTCGGCGGACTTCGCGCCCTCGGAGTCGTGGACGACGACTTCACCCGGGCCCGCCTCGACCGGTTCGTACGTATCCCGGACGGCGATCGCCTCCTCGAGTTCCCGGACCGCGCGTTCCTTGAGGGCCACGGCCAGGTCCTCGGCGTCCTCGCGGGAGATGTCCCGGCCGAGCCCCTCGCACTCGTGAGCGCGGAGCAGCCCCGACCCGTCGCCGGCGTCGCCGTCCGGTCGTTGCCCGTCCACGGGGACGCTGTCGACCGCCTCGCCCATGGGCTGGCTGGTGCCGGCCAGCGCGACGCTGAACGGGTACGTCCGGCAGATCAGCGGGCGGTCCTCGTGGACCGTGCAGGCCCCGGTTCCGTCGTCGTCCTCGGCGTAGAACGCGCAGTCGCCACAGCCGTCCGTCTGGAGCGCCCACTCGAACGTCTCGCCCTCGGGGCCGTCCGGGCCGTCGGTCAGCCCGTACGGCATCGGCCGGGCGACGTCGCGCCAGTCGCGTTCCCCGTCCTGCAGGTCCCGCACCTCGTCGGGGAACACGGTCGCGGTGTGTGGGTCCTCGTCGTCGGCCTTGCAGCAGGCCCCGCAGCGCGTGCACTCGAAGCCGATGGACTCGACGGCGTCGGCCAGCGCCGCCACGTCGAGGTCGCGGGCGCGCTCCAGTTCGGCTTCGAGGCTCTCCATGCCCGACGGTACGTCCGGGGCGGCAAAAGGAGCGCGGTCGGGGACCAGCCGCCGAACCCCCTCGAACCCGACGGCTGTGGTCCGGCCGTGACTCACCGCGGCGTCGCCCGCTCGCCGTCCCACGCGACCACGCCCTCGACGGCGAGTTTCTCCAGGTGGGCGCGGACGGTGCCGGCCGCCAGGTCGCGGACGCCGGTCAGGTCCTTCGCGTAGGCGGCGTCGACCACCTCGTCGACGGTCCGCGCGCCGTCCGCGACGGCCCGGCGCACCTTCCGCTCGCGGTCCGTGCGGTGGGCGAGGAGTCGCGCCAGGGTCTCGCGGACCGCGTCGATCACGGGGCCGTGACCGGGGAGCAGTCGGGCGGGGTCACGGGCGTACAGCCGGCGGAGCGCGGTGAGGTAGCCCCGGAGGTCGCCCTCCGGCGCGGCCACCGCGACGCTCCCCTCGGCGACGGCGAGGTCCCCGGCCAGCACGTCGTCGCCGGCGACGAAGGCGACGTGGTCGGGCGCGTGGCCGGGCGTGTCGAGGACGGTGACGCCGCCGGCCGCCGGGATCACGGTCCCCTCGCGGAACGTCTCATCGGGGGCGACGCCGGTTGCCCGCTCGAACCGCTCGGCGCGGCCGGCGCGGCACCAGACCGTCGCGTCGCAGCGGGCGGCGTACTCGGCGACGCCGCCGATGTGGTCGGGGTGTGCGTGCGTGACCGCGACGTGGGCGACGTCGCGCGCCTCGATGGCGGCGTCGAGGTCGTCGGTCCGCGCGGCGGGGTCGACCAGCAGGGCGGCGTCGCGGCCGACGAGGTAGGCGTTCGTCGTCCCGCCGGGCGCGCCGGCCGCCGGAACGGCGACGCGGTCGATAGCGTCCATGCTCGTCGTTGGGTGGCTGGGGGTAAGAAAACCGACGGAGTCGGTTCGTTCGGATCGCTGACCGATCCGGGAGAAGGTTGATCAGTTGTTCAGGAAGTACACCTGCTTCCGCGCGTCCTGGAAGGAGTACCGGGAGTTGACGAGGTCGTCGTCCTCCAGGCGGTTCAGCGCGTAGCGGACGGTCCGGTCGGGCAGCAGCGACTCCTCCGCGAGCTGGCCCTGCGAGAGCGGCGCGTCCGATTCCAGGACTTTCGCCACGAGTTTGGCACTCGGCGGGAGCTCGCGGAGGCGGTCGCGAAACTCCGTGTCCGACAGCGGTGTCTCCTCGGTATCCTTCGAGCGGTCGTCCGTCGCGCTGGTGCTCATGGCACCCACTCGGCAAACGTTGTAAGTAAAGCTTGGCTATATGGGGGTTCAAACAATGTGCACAATATTAGGTGTATCATTATCATATAAGGTGTCGTCTCGACACCGTTTTTTCCGACCCGGACCTCGCCCCAACCGTGGTCGAAATACCAGCCTCCCACCGCGACCTGTTCGAGAAGGAGACGTTCGCACACTTCGTGACACAGGAGGACGACGCGACCCCACACGTGACGCCGGTGTGGGTCGACTACGACGCCGACGCGGGCGAACTCCTGGTCAACACCGCCCGCGGGCGGCGGAAGGAGCGAAACGTCCGGGACAACGGGACCGTCGCGCTGTCGATGCTGGACCCCGACGACCCGTACCGCTACCTCTCGGTCACGGGGACCGTCGAGGAGGTCACCACGGAGGGAGCGGTCGAACACATCGACCGGCTCGCCGAACGGTACATGGGCGTCGACGAGTACCCCAACCACGGCGAGGAGTCCGGCGAGCGCGTCATCATCCGGATCCGGCCCGACGAGGTCCGCACCGGCGGCGAGTAGCGCCCGCGGACGGCGGCCGGAACCCGTCCACCGCGGCGCGGGACCGCTCGAAGCGCCGGACCGGGTCGGCGGAACGACTCCAGTACCGTTTTATTCCAGGGGCGAGGAAATCACCACAGCGTGAAGGGACAGGAGTGGTATCAGGAGTCCGACGTCGCCGAGGAGTACGACGAGAAGCGGTTCTCCCGCGGGGGGCGACTCATCGACCGCCGCGAGAAGGAGGCGGTCCTCGACGCCGTCGGCCCCGTCGACGACAAGCGCGTCCTCGAGATAGCCTGTGGCACCGGCCGGTTCACGGTCATGCTCGCGGAGCGCGGGGCCGACGTGGTCGGACTCGACATCTCGGGGCCGATGCTCCAGCAGGGGCGGGAGAAGGCCCGCTCGGCCGGCGTCGACGACACGCTGGAGTTCATGCGCGGCGACGCCGCGCGCCTGCCGTTCCCCGACGACCACTTCGACACCGTGTTCGCCATGCGGTTTTTCCACCTCGCGGACACCCCCGCGGCGTTCCTGAGCGAGATGCGCCGCGTCTCGAAGGACCAGGTGTTTTTCGACACGTTCAACCGCTTTAGCACCCGGAGCATCTACAACTGGCTCCTCCCGATGGGGTCGCGGCTCTACTCCCGCTCGGAGGTCGAGTCGCTGCTGGCGAAAGCCGACCTCCGACTCGTCGGCGACGAGCACGACTTCGTCCTCCCGTACGGCTTCTACCGCAAGATCCCTAACAGCCTCGCCAGCACCGTCCGCGGCATCGACACCGGGATCGGCCGCTCGCCCGTCGGCGACAGCCTCGCCTCCGTCTCCTACTGGAACGCGTCGGTCGAGTGACGCTTTTGGGGACCATCCAATGATCTTTTAACCGCTGTTGGACCTATAGGACCGTATGGAGCTCTCGGTAGTCGTTCCGACGCTCAACGGCCGAGAGCGACTGGAACGGTGTCTCGACGCGCTCGCCGACCACGCCCCCGACGCCGAGGTGGTCGTGGTCAACGGCCCGTCGTCGGACGGGACGACGGGGATGGTCCGCGAGCGCGACGACGTGGACCTCCTGCTCGAGATATCGGACCGCAACGTCAACGTCGCCCGGAACGCCGGCATCGAGGCGTCGACGGGCGAGGCCGTCGCCGTGCTCGGCTACCGGCTCGCGGTCGAGCCGTCGTGGTACGACGCCGTCGAGTCGACGCTTTCCGACGGGGCCGACGCGGTCACCGGCCCGACCCACCGCACGCTCCGCGCGGGGATGACCACCGAGGACGAGGAGACCCGGACGTACGCCGGCCGGTCGGTCACCTTCTTCAACGGGAACAACGTCGCGTTCGCCCGCGACGCCGTCGAGGCGATCGACGGCTTCGACGAGTACCTCGAACGCGGCGGCGCGCGGGACGCCTCCCACCGCCTCGCCGGCGCGGACCGGACCGTCGCCTGGACGCCGGAGATGAGCGTCCGCGGCGAGTACGGCACCGACGGCGGCCGCACGGAGCACGACTGGGGGTGGCGACACCGCTCGCTGGCCTACCAGCTTTGCAAGAACTACGGCGTCCACCACTGCGTCCCCCGGCGGATGGCCGGCCTCGCAGTTTCCGACGCCGTCGCGGTCGCCAAGGACGTGGTCCGGGGCGACGTGGAGCCGTCGGCGTGGCTCGGCAACGGCCGGAGCGTCCTGCGCGGCATCGTCGCCGGCAGCAAGGACGGCTTCGCCGCCCGGTCGCGCGACGGCGACGGCAACCCCAACGGGCTGGCCGACCGCCACGACCGCGTCGTCGAGCGGTACGACTGGCGCTAACGACCTTTTTTCGCCTCGGGTCGCCTGCGGCGACCGCTCGGCCAAAAAATGTCGATCAAAAAAGGCCGCGAGCGCCGGAGCGCTCGCGGATGCTCGCTGCTGACTAATCGCTGCCAGCCTGCCCTCCCCCGGGTTGGACGGCTCGGCCCGCGGCGGGGCCTCGCCGCCCGCCCGGCCGTCGAGCGGTGTGAGGTGTGAGAGCTGCCACCTACTCTTCGAACCCGTCCTCCCACCGGAACCGGCCGTTCCGCTGGATCACTTCGCCGTCGACCTCAAGGCGGGCGTCCTCGCTCGTGTCCGTGATCATGTCGACGTGAACGGCGCTGTCGTTGCCGGATTCGCCCTCGGGCAGGTTGCTGTCGTAGGCGCGGCCCAGCGCCAGGTGGACCGTCTCGCCCATCTTCTCGTCGAACAGGATGTTGTCGGTGACGCGGTCGATGCCGCGGTTCATGCCGATCCCGAGTTCGCCGAGGCGGCGCGACCCCTCGTCGGTTTCGACGATGTCGCCGACCACGCTCTCGCCCTGCGCGGCCTCGTAGTCGACTACCTCGCCGTCCTCGAAGGTGAGGCGCACGTCGCGGACGGCAGTGCCCCGCAGCGTCATCGGCACGTCGAACAGCACCTCGCCCTCCGTCGCGTACGGCGCGGTGAACACTTCGCCGCTCGGCAGGTTGTGGGAGTCGTAGGCGACCGAGGCGGCGCTGTTGACCGCCGTACGCCCCTCGATCGACATCGTCAGGTCGGTGCCATCCTTCACGAGGCGGACCTCGCTCCCCGCGTCCAGCACCTCCTTCATCCTGGCCATCTCGTCGGCGAGCGACTCCCAGTCACGCAGGACGGCGTCGTACACGAAGTCCTGATACGCCTCGTAGGACATCCCGGCCTGCTGGGCCAGCGAGCGCGTTGGATGCAGCGTCGACACCCAGTCGGTGTCCAGCCGGGCCTCGCCGACTCCCTTCATCGCTTCCCGGGACGCTCCGCGGCGCTCGCTCGGCACGTCGGCCATCGCGGCCCGGTTCCGGCCGCCGCCCAGGGAGAGGACCGCGTCGGCGTTCTCGTACATCGCCAACTGGTGGGCCGGGTCCGCGTCGAACTCGCCGTCGTGTGCGTTGAGATACGCCCGGCGCACCTCGCCGGAGGAGTACGTCGCGAGGAGGTTCGCGCCGCGCTCCCCGAGTTTCTCCGCGACGGCGACCGCCAGGTCGTGGGCCGCCGGGCCGACGGAGACGACTACGTTGTCGCCGTCCTCTATCCGCGCGCTCCAGTCAACGAGCACCTCGGCGTGCTCGCGAACCCTGTCGTCCATACTCGCCCCTGTGCCGGCGGCGGTAAAAGAACCGGCGGGATCCACCCGGCGACGGCGGCCACCGGGCGAGGACCGGGAGGTGTCCCGACGAAAACAGGAAACGGGCGGAAGGTTTTACATCCGCGACATCAACGTTAACGATGGACAATGACAAACCTAGTACGGAACGTCGGCGAGGTGGCCGCCGAGCGGCCCGAGTCGACAGCGGTACACTTCGACGGAACCGACGTCAGCTACGGCGGGCTCTGGCACCGAACCGGGCAGTTCGCGGCGGCGCTGGCCGAGAGGGGCATCGAGCCGGACGACCGCGTCGCCGTGTACCTGCCGAACCTGCCGCAGTTCGTCACGGCGTTCCACGGCACGCTCCGGGCCGGCGGCGTCGTGGTGCCGATGAACCCGCAGTACAAGTCCCGGGAGATCGGCCACCTGCTCGGCGACAGCGGGGCCGAAGTCGTCGTGGCGCTGGCGGACCTCGCGCCGTTCGTCGAGGAGGTGCGCGACGACACCGCCGTCGAACACCTCGTTACGGTCGGCGGCGAGGCCGACGCGGGGACGCCGTTCGAGGCGTTCCTCGCCGACGAGCCGGCGGACGTGGTCGAGCGCGATGACGACGACGTCGCGGTCCAGCCGTACACGAGCGGTACGACGGGCCAGCCGAAGGGGGTCCAGCTCACCCACCGGAACCTCGACTCGAACGCGAACGTGGCGGCGGACCTGGTGCCGGGCGGGATCAAGCCCGACGACAGACAGCTCGGCGTCCTCCCGCTGTTCCACATCTACGGAATGACCGTCGTGATGAACGCGACGCTGTTCCGCGGCGGCGCGTACTACCCGCTCCCGAAGTGGGACGCCCAGCAGGCGGTCGGCCTGATCCAGAAGGCGGAGCTCACGATGATGCACGGCGTCCCGGCGATGTACAACGACGTCATCAACCAGCCCGACGCCGAGGAGTTCGACCTCTCCTCGCTGCGCCTCTGTGGCGTCGGCGGGGCCGGCATCCCGGCGGAGGTGCTCCGGCGGTTCGAGGAACTGTACGAGGCGACCATCTACGAGGGGTACGGCCTCACCGAAACCAGCCCCGTCACCCACTTCAACAGCCCCGAGGCCGGCCGCCGCGTCGGCAGCATCGGGAAGACGCTGGAGGGCGTCGACGCCCGCATCGTCGACGACGACTTCGAGACGGTCCCGCCCGTCGAGGAGGGACCGGTCGACGAGGACGAGGTGGACTTGGACGAGATCACCGGCGAACTCGTCGTCAGCGGCCCCAACGTGATGAAGGGGTACGCCGGCCTGCCGGCGGCCAACGAGGAGGCCTTCACCGAGGCCGACGGGCAGCGCTGGTTCCACACCGGCGACGTGGGCTACTACGACAAGGACGGCTTCTACTTCGTCGTCGACCGGGAGAAACACGTCATCGTCAGCGGCGGCTACAACGTCTATCCGCGCGAGGTCGAGGAGTTGCTGTTCGAACACGAGGCGGTCGCCGAGGCCGCGGTCGTCGGCATCCCCGACGAGCGCCGCGGCGAGACGGTGAAGGCGTTCGTGGTGACCACCCCGGACGCCGACGTGACCGCCGACGAGATACGGCAGTACTGCCTCGACAACCTCGCGGAGTACAAACACCCCCGCGAGGTCGAGTTCGTCGACGAACTGCCCCGGACGACCACGGGGAAGGTCCAGAAGTTCGAACTCGTGGGTGACGACGAGTGAGACGGACTGCCGGACGAGGGGTCGCATGAGCGAGGCGGTCACGGTCGGCTACGACGACGGGGTCGCCACGGTGACGATCGACCAGCCGGGCACCCGCAACGCGCTGACCGAGGACGTCGCCCGCGGCCTGATCGACGCCGTCGACGACGTCGAGGGGAGCGACGCCCGCTGTCTCGTCGTCGAGGGCGCTGGCGACACGTTCTCCGCCGGCGGCGACGTGAACATGATGATCGAGGGGCTGGCCGGCGACGTGACGACGGCCGAGAAGGTGCGGATCGTCATCGAGTTGACGGGGCGGGCGGTCGCCCGCGTCGCGGAGTGCCCGCTCCCGACCGTGGCGAAGATAGACGGCGCGGCCTTCGGCGCGGGCGCGAACCTCGCCATCGCCTGCGACCTGCAGGTCGCCAGCGAGTCGTCGTCGGTGAGCTTCGGCTTCCGGAACGTCGGCCTCGCGGTCGACTCCGGCACCTCCTACCTCCTGCCGCGGCTCGTCGGCGAGAACGTCGCCAAGGAACTGGTGTTCACCGGCGAGCGCCTCCCCGCGGCGGAGGCGGCGGATCTGGGCGTGCTCAACCGCGTCTACCCGGACGACGAGTTCGACGAGCGGACCGCCGAACTGGTCGACCGGATCGCCTCGGGGCCGACCGTCGCCCTGCGGGCGTCGAAGCGCCTGCTGAACCGCGGCTCCGGGCGGTCGCTCCGCGAGGCCGTGGAGTGCGAGGCCGACGCGCAGGCGGCGGTGTTCGAGTCCGCGGACCACCGCGAGGGCGCGGAGGCGTTCATGGAGGGCCGCGACCCGTCGTTCGAGGGGCGGTAGCGCGCCCGACCCCGGCGTCAGGCCGCGAGGGCGCGCTCCGCCGCCGCCGCGGCGACCCGGACCGCCGCCAGCGGCAGGGCGACGAGGACGGCGGCCAGCGCCAGCGCGACGGCTGCCGCGCCCGCCAGGGGACCGCCGACGACGGCGGCCAACGCCAGCGCGGCGGCGGCGGAGAGGGCGGCGGCGGCGAACAGCGCGGTGACCGCCGTGACGGCCAGCGCCGCGTCGAGGACGGGCGGGGGCCGCCGGGCGCGGTCGGCGACGCCTTCGGCGGCGTCCGCGGCGGCGGCGGACAGTCGGTCGGCGAGCGGTGCGTCGTGTCGGTCTGAGTCGTGTCGTCGGAACATGGGTGTCGTGTGCGGGTTCGGTCGGCGAGCGATGCGACTCCGCGGGGTCGGCGCGGCGGTTCCGGCCGACCCAAGTCGGTCGGGACGGCGACGGTCCTCAGGTGGACCGTCGCGGGGTCAGGCGGCCCGGCCAGCCCCGAGGTAGGGCGGCCGGCCGTCCGTCGTGCGTGCGTCGGATCCGTGCCCCGGAAGCGTCACGGGGCGGGGGATATCGTGCATAGGCTCCCGGCAGGAGTCGAACCTGCCCCCTCGCGGTACCCCTGGGAGCGGCGGCGGTCACGCCGCGTCGGCGACCTCGACATCCGCCACGTCGGCGACGCCGAAGCCGTCGGCGAGCGTCTCGCGGGCGGCCGCGGCGTCGGCCGGCCGCTCGTCGAACGTCAGGCGGACGGCGACGCCCACCTGCAGGTCGTTCAGGGTCGGGGTGACGCCGGTCAGGCGGTCGACGTCGGCCTCGGCGACGCCGTCGACGCGTTCCAGCACGGTCTCGGCGTCGCGCTCCAGGGCCTCGCCGTCGCGGGGCACCCGCAGTTCGATCTCGGCGGTCACTGTCGCCGCGGGCATCTGTCTGGCCTGCATACTCCCCCGGCGCGAGTCGAACGCGCGGGTCCCGTGCGGGACGGTCCGGGGCCGCGGCGGGCTGCCGCGGCGGGGGTGGGGCGGTCGGTAGCGATACCTCTCCAGCGCCGTCGTGCTCGGCGACGGGCGGTGTCCGGGGACCGGACGGCCGTCGGCGGGAGCGCCAGCGGGGCGCGCGGGGCGGTCGCCACCGTCGCACGCCCGGGGCTCGCCGGGAAACGCCGTGAGGGGTCGGAGAACCGCGCTCGGCCCGACCCCCGTCGAGGGACGGACCCGTCCCCGGAACGGTGGAGTTCCGGAGAAACGGGCCGACCCTCGGCGGCGTCCTACGCGGCGAG
Proteins encoded:
- a CDS encoding enoyl-CoA hydratase/isomerase family protein, which codes for MSEAVTVGYDDGVATVTIDQPGTRNALTEDVARGLIDAVDDVEGSDARCLVVEGAGDTFSAGGDVNMMIEGLAGDVTTAEKVRIVIELTGRAVARVAECPLPTVAKIDGAAFGAGANLAIACDLQVASESSSVSFGFRNVGLAVDSGTSYLLPRLVGENVAKELVFTGERLPAAEAADLGVLNRVYPDDEFDERTAELVDRIASGPTVALRASKRLLNRGSGRSLREAVECEADAQAAVFESADHREGAEAFMEGRDPSFEGR